A genomic window from Carassius auratus strain Wakin unplaced genomic scaffold, ASM336829v1 scaf_tig00216514, whole genome shotgun sequence includes:
- the LOC113098317 gene encoding uncharacterized protein K02A2.6-like, translating to MLKEMSRFEIRDSLLYRKRQCDNKTIYQLVLPKTLRTPVLYSLHDEMGHLGAERTLELTRSRFYWPKMSFDVESKIKSCPRCVKRKSQPDKAAPLVNIQASRPMELVCMDFLSIEPDSHNYKDILVITDHYTKYATAIPTRDQKALTVAKCLWEQFFVHYGFPERLHSDQGRDFESQVVKELCVLVGTKKVRTSPYHPRGNPVERYNRTLLSMLGTLKDKEKTRWREYVRPLTHAYNCTRSDVTGFSPYELMFGRQPRLPIDIAFGLPVKNNPGMSHSQYVKNLKTYLKESYQLASANAKKIADKNKRRFDMRVRESTLDTGDRVLVRNLRFRGKHKLADRWESTIYVVQKKAGDIPVYVVCPEGQEGPLRTLHRDLLLPCGFLSEEDEKMAKPKQASKPKTRQIPVSPEEDTLDFDSDDDYIQSYYPTTIRTTTRVIQPNNVNSNMHDTQENLSNVEESENLPMDLPSEILDQPVEKPWTNQNGNLVEVTQNELKPGDEQESGLTEMEHDLLDNYSHTETPEKVEQSKDIEQRQSPEMDNAEQDVSSFELADSDAPNNQTADQIRRSERLRKPTVKFTYPQLGKPLISFAQTILDGFNKVLVETFEGAPVLAIT from the coding sequence ATGCTCAAAGAAATGAGTCGATTTGAAATAAGAGACAGTCTGTTGTATCGGAAGAGACAGTGTGACAACAAAACCATCTACCAGCTTGTTTTACCCAAAACATTGAGAACCCCCGTGCTCTACAGCTTACATGATGAAATGGGCCATTTAGGAGCCGAAAGAACTCTTGAGCTAACTAGATCTCGGTTTTATTGGCCAAAAATGTCTTTCGATGTTGAATCTAAGATTAAAAGCTGTCCAAGGTGCGTTAAAAGGAAGAGCCAACCCGACAAAGCCGCACCTTTAGTCAATATACAGGCAAGTCGGCCGATGGAACTGGTCTGTATGGACTTTTTGTCCATTGAACCTGACAGTCATAATTACAAGGACATTCTGGTCATAACTGACCACTATACAAAATATGCAACTGCTATCCCAACTCGAGACCAAAAAGCCCTAACGGTAGCCAAATGCCTTTGGGAACAGTTCTTTGTCCATTACGGGTTCCCTGAACGTCTTCACAGCGACCAAGGCCGCGATTTCGAATCACAGGTCGTCAAAGAGTTGTGTGTTTTGGTTGGTACTAAGAAAGTGAGAACGAGCCCCTACCATCCTCGGGGAAACCCCGTCGAGCGGTATAACCGCACGTTGCTCAGCATGTTGGGTACGCTCAAGGACAAAGAGAAAACTAGGTGGCGCGAGTACGTCCGACCCCTTACTCATGCATACAATTGCACAAGGAGTGACGTCACCGGGTTTTCACCCTATGAATTAATGTTCGGGCGCCAACCTAGACTGCCCATAGACATTGCGTTCGGGTTACCAGTTAAGAACAATCCGGGCATGTCTCACTCACAGTATGTGAAAAACCTTAAAACATACTTGAAAGAAAGTTATCAGTTAGCATCCGCTAATGCAAAGAAAATTGCTGACAAAAACAAACGCAGATTTGACATGCGAGTAAGGGAGTCAACACTTGACACAGGTGATAGAGTTCTAGTGCGAAATCTCCGTTTTCGTGGTAAACATAAACTCGCCGATCGGTGGGAGTCCACTATTTATGTTGTACAAAAGAAAGCTGGAGATATACCTGTGTATGTAGTCTGTCCTGAGGGTCAGGAGGGACCCTTGCGCACACTCCACCGCGATTTACTGCTCCCTTGCGGATTTCTATCTGAAGAGGATGAGAAAATGGCAAAGCCAAAGCAAGCCTCAAAACCCAAAACAAGACAAATTCCCGTCTCTCCAGAGGAAGATACCCTTGATTTTGACAGTGATGATGACTACATTCAGAGCTATTACCCCACAACAATCAGGACAACCACAAGGGTTATTCAACCAAACAATGTGAACTCTAACATGCATGATACCCAGGAGAATCTCTCCAATGTTGAGGAATCTGAAAACTTACCTATGGACTTACCTTCCGAAATCCTGGATCAACCTGTGGAAAAACCATGGACAAACCAAAATGGAAACTTAGTGGAAGTGACACAAAATGAACTGAAACCTGGAGATGAACAAGAAAGTGGACTTACCGAAATGGAACATGACCTACTGGACAATTACTCTCATACCGAAACTCCTGAGAAAGTCGAACAGTCCAAAGATATTGAACAGAGACAATCTCCTGAAATGGACAATGCAGAACAAGATGTCAGTTCTTTTGAGCTAGCAGACTCAGATGCTCCAAACAACCAGACTGCTGACCAAATACGCAGATCTGAACGGTTGAGAAAGCCAACTGTTAAGTTTACTTATCCACAGCTTGGTAAACCTTTGATTTCATTCGCACAAACTATATTAGATGGGTTTAACAAAGTTTTGGTCGAAACATTTGAAGGTGCTCCTGTCCTTGCAATAACATGA